Proteins from a single region of Styela clava chromosome 1, kaStyClav1.hap1.2, whole genome shotgun sequence:
- the LOC144425764 gene encoding uncharacterized protein LOC144425764 — protein sequence MYLLARVLLLIVSATFCQSIVLSQFNLDLCSKPEQGSSVRRTGDIHTIWELKADSCISVNTALLVNITENKLYQNSQCIGSLKITGNQTGLVDTELCDSKLNDCFLFASKAVSDKSITDGCNGIYQHNIEDNVFPISLTYKTGDGYSHELQEFKILLIHRILNNTELQQTTERNSVPTTSNYHKTYSENEPTATQSGYLINNTQSDITSIPITATMRDSNGYDGNCNTKDKSILIIVPAVLLGLAVLLIITLTLRFYHKLANYRQLLSTTSKMSLDSEPRQEKEAQQENEVQQENELQQENDEAQESNNSENIEDMYSVVNKNEKTSKKR from the exons atgtATTTACTTGCGCGGGTATTGTTACTTATAG TGTCAGCAACATTTTGCCAATCTATCGTTCTGAGTCAGTTTAACCTTGATTTATGTTCTAAACCTGAACAAGGCTCAAGTGTAAG aagaaCAGGGGATATTCACACTATTTGGGAATTAAAAGCCGATAGTTGCATATCTGTTAACACCGCCTTGTTAGTTAATATTACTGAAAATAAACTCTATCAAAACAGTCAGTGCATTGGATCTCTGAAAATTACTGGCAATCAAA CTGGATTAGTGGATACAGAACTGTGTGATTCCAAACTCAACGACTGTTTCCTTTTCGCCTCAAAAGCTGTATCTGATAAATCTATTACTGACGGATGTAATGGAATATACCAGCATAATATTGAAGATAATGTTTTTCCAATTAGTTTGACATATAAGACAGGGGATGGTTACTCTCATGAACTTCAAGAATTCAAAATCCTGTTAATACACCGGATATTAAACAACACAG AACTTCAACAAACTACGGAAAGGAATAGCGTTCCCACCACATCTAACTATCACAAAACATATTCAGAGAATGAACCGACGGCAACTCAATCTGGTTATTTGATAAACAATACACAGAGTGATATAACCTCAATTCCGATTACGGCAACAATGAGGGATTCCAATGGTTATGATGGAAACTGTAATACAAAGGATAAATCAATTTTGATAATTGTTCCGGCAGTCTTGCTTGGTTTAGCAGTACTTCTCATAATCACCCTAACATTGAG ATTTTATCACAAACTGGCAAACTATCGTCAATTATTGTCTACAACCTCAAAAATGTCTCTGGATTCTGAACCGCGGCAAGAGAAGGAAGCGCAGCAAGAGAACGAAGTGCAGCAAGAAAACGAATTGCAGCAAGAGAACGACGAGGCCCAGGAATCAAACAACTCCGAAAACATTGAAGATATGTATAGCGTGGTAAACAAAAAcgaaaaaacttcaaaaaaacgCTGA